The window GATCCCCGTCCCGACCGACGAGCCGGTCGAGGACGGCGGCACGATCCGGGTCGGCACCGTCTCGCTGACCGCCAGGCACCTGACGGGCCACACCCCGGGTTCCATCGCCCTGGTCTACGACGACCCCCACGGCGCCCCGCACCTGTTCACCGGGGACTGCCTCTTCCCCGGCGGGGTCGGCAACACGCACCAGGACCCCGAGGCGTTCGCGAGCCTGCTCCACGACGTGGAGACCAAACTCTTCGACCGGCTGCCCGACGAGACATGGGTCTACCCGGGGCACGGCCACGACACCACGCTCGGCGACGAGCGCCCGCACCTGCCGGAGTGGCGCGAGCGCGGCTGGTGACGCGACGGGAACGCCGGACGGCCGGGCACCCCCAGGGGGCCCGGCCGTCGGCTTGTCCGCCCGGCGCTACTTCCGCGCGCCGACGTTCTCGTTGCCGTCCTCCGTGACGTCCTCCTCGGCCGCCGTCTTCTTCCTGGT is drawn from Streptomyces sp. NBC_00178 and contains these coding sequences:
- a CDS encoding MBL fold metallo-hydrolase; this encodes MTYSGAVRVGGPADVHELTDLMISKVAVGPMNNNAYLLRCRNTGEQLLIDAAAEAGILLRLIGGDGIASVVTTHRHGDHWQALADVVAATGARTYAGRYDAEGIPVPTDEPVEDGGTIRVGTVSLTARHLTGHTPGSIALVYDDPHGAPHLFTGDCLFPGGVGNTHQDPEAFASLLHDVETKLFDRLPDETWVYPGHGHDTTLGDERPHLPEWRERGW